In Hemicordylus capensis ecotype Gifberg chromosome 3, rHemCap1.1.pri, whole genome shotgun sequence, one DNA window encodes the following:
- the LOC128351775 gene encoding phospholipid scramblase family member 5-like isoform X1 — translation MASQDTLGQMQDTTQEPLPGSPEPPDQYKASESTTVWKEGQPPVSLPPGLEYLSQLDQIIIHQQVELLQVILGTETCSKYEIKNHIGQRVYFAVEENDCFDRNFCSPLRSFTIRISDNTGREVITVNRPLRCNSCWFPCYLQKLEVQSPPGTTVGYVVQKWDPLLPKFTIRNESNEDVLKIIGPCATCGCFGDVDFEVKSLNEMSTIGKISKYWSGFVNNIFTNTANFGIQVPADLDVKIKAVMIGACFLLVSIPKMETTLTYS, via the exons ATGGCCTCTCAAG ATACTCTAGGCCAAATGCAAGACACCACTCAAGAGCCTCTTCCTGGTTCTCCAGAGCCTCCAGATCAATATAAAGCTTCAGAAAGTACCACTGTCTGGAAAGAAGGCCAACCACCTGTCAGCTTGCCTCCTGGTCTGGAATACCTAAGCCAG TTGGACCAGATCATTATTCACCAACAAGTGGAGCTTCTTCAAG TTATACTTGGGACTGAAACCTGCAGCAAATATGAAATTAAAAACCACATCGGACAAAGGGTTTACTTTGCAGTGGAGGAAAATGACTGCTTTGACCGTAACTTCTGCTCACCCTTACGGTCTTTCACCATAAGGATATCAGACAACACCGGTCGAGAAGTGATCACTGTGAACAGACCTTTACGATGCAATAGCTGCTGGTTTCCATGTTACTTACAAAAG CTAGAAGTCCAGTCTCCTCCTGGAACCACAGTTGGGTATGTTGTGCAGAAATGGGACCCTCTTCTGCCCAAGTTCACTATCCGGAACGAGAGCAATGAAGATGTGCTGAAGATAATAGGCCCTTGTGCAACATGTGGTTGTTTTGGAGATGTTGATTTTGAG GTGAAATCTTTAAATGAAATGTCAACTATTGGCAAGATTTCCAAGTATTGGTCTGGATTTGTCAATAACATCTTTACCAATACAGCCAACTTTGGTATTCAGGTTCCTGCAGATCTTGATGTAAAAATCAAGGCTGTTATGATTGGTGCTTGCTTCCTCCTAGTAAGTATACCAAAAATGGAGACAACATTAACTTACTCTTGA
- the LOC128351775 gene encoding phospholipid scramblase family member 5-like isoform X2, which produces MASQDTLGQMQDTTQEPLPGSPEPPDQYKASESTTVWKEGQPPVSLPPGLEYLSQLDQIIIHQQVELLQVILGTETCSKYEIKNHIGQRVYFAVEENDCFDRNFCSPLRSFTIRISDNTGREVITVNRPLRCNSCWFPCYLQKLEVQSPPGTTVGYVVQKWDPLLPKFTIRNESNEDVLKIIGPCATCGCFGDVDFEVKSLNEMSTIGKISKYWSGFVNNIFTNTANFGIQVPADLDVKIKAVMIGACFLLDLMFFENSLDGL; this is translated from the exons ATGGCCTCTCAAG ATACTCTAGGCCAAATGCAAGACACCACTCAAGAGCCTCTTCCTGGTTCTCCAGAGCCTCCAGATCAATATAAAGCTTCAGAAAGTACCACTGTCTGGAAAGAAGGCCAACCACCTGTCAGCTTGCCTCCTGGTCTGGAATACCTAAGCCAG TTGGACCAGATCATTATTCACCAACAAGTGGAGCTTCTTCAAG TTATACTTGGGACTGAAACCTGCAGCAAATATGAAATTAAAAACCACATCGGACAAAGGGTTTACTTTGCAGTGGAGGAAAATGACTGCTTTGACCGTAACTTCTGCTCACCCTTACGGTCTTTCACCATAAGGATATCAGACAACACCGGTCGAGAAGTGATCACTGTGAACAGACCTTTACGATGCAATAGCTGCTGGTTTCCATGTTACTTACAAAAG CTAGAAGTCCAGTCTCCTCCTGGAACCACAGTTGGGTATGTTGTGCAGAAATGGGACCCTCTTCTGCCCAAGTTCACTATCCGGAACGAGAGCAATGAAGATGTGCTGAAGATAATAGGCCCTTGTGCAACATGTGGTTGTTTTGGAGATGTTGATTTTGAG GTGAAATCTTTAAATGAAATGTCAACTATTGGCAAGATTTCCAAGTATTGGTCTGGATTTGTCAATAACATCTTTACCAATACAGCCAACTTTGGTATTCAGGTTCCTGCAGATCTTGATGTAAAAATCAAGGCTGTTATGATTGGTGCTTGCTTCCTCCTA